Proteins encoded within one genomic window of Haladaptatus sp. QDMS2:
- a CDS encoding SDR family oxidoreductase: protein MSVEFDFSGTVVVVTGASGALGSTVANEFAKAGATVCAADVVEPDEGTLVSGITFYEGDFTDETDVKSTFDEIADTHGQVDALINIAGTWKGGTHIEETDVDTFDMLFSVNLKTMFLASKHAIPHLKETEGAIVSTSARASLEGGEGDGPYRAAKAGVRLLTETIAEENKGTVRANAIMPSVIDTPQNREAMPDADHDKWVEPAEIARVIMFLCSDAADVTSGAAVPVYGEA from the coding sequence ATGAGTGTCGAGTTCGATTTCTCGGGAACGGTGGTCGTGGTAACCGGCGCGAGCGGTGCGCTCGGAAGCACTGTCGCAAACGAGTTCGCGAAAGCCGGCGCGACAGTCTGCGCGGCGGACGTGGTCGAACCGGACGAGGGGACGCTCGTCTCGGGAATTACGTTCTACGAGGGCGATTTCACGGACGAAACGGACGTCAAATCGACGTTCGACGAAATCGCAGATACCCACGGACAGGTGGATGCCCTCATCAACATTGCCGGGACCTGGAAGGGCGGAACGCACATCGAAGAAACCGACGTGGACACCTTCGACATGCTGTTCTCGGTCAACCTGAAGACGATGTTCCTCGCGAGCAAGCACGCGATTCCGCACCTCAAAGAGACTGAGGGTGCAATCGTCTCGACGAGTGCCCGCGCCTCGCTCGAAGGCGGCGAGGGTGACGGCCCCTATCGTGCCGCGAAGGCCGGTGTTCGACTCTTGACGGAGACGATTGCAGAGGAGAACAAGGGAACCGTCCGGGCAAACGCCATCATGCCGAGCGTCATCGACACGCCACAGAACCGGGAGGCGATGCCCGATGCCGACCACGATAAATGGGTCGAACCAGCAGAAATCGCCCGCGTCATCATGTTCCTCTGTAGCGACGCCGCCGATGTGACCAGCGGCGCGGCGGTGCCGGTGTACGGCGAAGCTTGA